CGTCGCCCCGCGGCATCCTCGTAGGGCTCGCCGATGGCATCCGGAGCCGATGCGGCGATGCCGGTGGCGAGAAAGGCGGTGACATTCAACCTCTGCCATATGGCGAGGTCCTCGCGCACGATGAGCGCGACCTTGGTCGTGAACTGCTCGGGCATGTTTTCCTCCGTTGGCGCCGAGCATCCTCAGCGGTGGAGGGACTTCCCGTCTGGAACGTTCGTGCAGATCGCACGGTAGGCCGCGGGGGTCAGCCCGAACGCACGGCGGAACCAGCGGCCCAGGTGGCTCTGGTCGGCGAACCCCACGGCGGCGGCGACGGCCGCGGGAGCCTCGCCCGCCGCGAGCTTCCGGCGCGCGGCGGCCAGACGCAGTTGCACGAGGTAGGCGTGGGGCGGCAGCCCGTAGGCCGCGCGAAAGGCCCGTGACAACTGAAAGCGGTCCGCGCCGCAGAGCCGGGCGAGCTCTTCGAGCCCCAGGTCCTGCTCCATCTGCTCGCGCAGCAGGTCACGGGCCCGGCGTGCGGCGCGGGTCGCCGCCCCTCCCGCTCTGGCCATCACGGACGCGCCGAGGTGGGGATTCAGTGCCTCCGCCAGGGCGTCCAACGCTCCATCCCGCGCGAGCCGCATCTCCGGCTCGTGGAGCATCCAGAACGCCCGGCGGATGGCGCCCGCGAGCCGGGGTTCGTCATTGAGGATCGCCTGGAAGCCGGCCTGGTGGTGCGGGAAGGCACCGTCCGCCGCCCGGGTACAGGTCTCGAGCAACCAGGACGGCTCCAGATAGAGCATCAGGTACGTGAAGCCCGCTTCGCCCCGGGCCTGCCCGTCATGGATCTCTCCAGGTTCGATCAGGATGACTCGACCCGGCGTGCTGCGGTGAATCGCCCTCCGGCAGGAGAACTCCTGGAGTCCCTGCTCCGTCACCCCGACGAGGTACGCGTCATGAAAGTGCGGATCGTAGGCATGGCCGGTGAAGTGGGCCCGGATCGTCTCGATGCCCGTGGCCGCATCACGCGAGATGTCGACCCAGTCCTCACCTGGCGCGGAGGCGTGCGGAGCTCTAGGAGGATGCAAGCGCGTTCCGGACATCGTTGCGCTGGAATGATAGCACCGCCCCAGGCCTCCACCCGCGGCTACTTCCCGGCCGCCGCCACCGGCCTGCCACCGGCGCTGGCCGGCACCACCGCGAGCCGGCAGCTCACCGGCAGCGTCAGGGCAACCTCCTCCAGCGATACGGCCCGCTGCTGCACGGCACCGGGCGGCGTGCACTCCACGGGCGCCAGCGGAGCGGACTCGACCTGGGCGGTGGCGGTGAAGGCGCGGGTGCGCTTCACCCAGAGTTCGAGCAGCTCGGCACGGTGGGACTCGGGGTCGCGCAGCGCGGGGGCGGGGTCCGCGAACGAGGCGACCAGCTCCTGCTTCTCCGCCTCGGTGGCGGTGGTGCGCGCCAGCTCGAGCAGCTTCGCCACCAGCGCCGAGCGGCCCCAGAAGTCCAGAGTGGCGGGCAGGGCCACCTCCAGCGCGCCGTGCACCACCACCTGCCCCCGCGCGGAAGAGTCCGACGACATCTTGCGCCCGTAGCCCGCCGCCTCCACGCCGAAGCCCGACAGACGCGGCACCACCTCGGACTTCGTGGCCTCGGCCGCCGCGCGCACGTAGCGGTCCACCGCCGCCTTCAGCACCGGCAGGGCCTTCTCGGAGGAGTCCGTCTCCTGGCGCAGGGAGAAGCGCACCACGAGCATGTCCGGACGCACCGTCTTGTCCGAATCCACCGCGACCGCTTCCGGAACGCCCGGCGGGCTCGAGAGCGACGAGAAGTCCGACGCGCGTGACACCCCCGCGGATCCACACGACGAGGTCCACAGGCAGGACAGCAGCAGGCACGCGGGAAACGAAAGACGGCGCGGGGACATGAACAGGGCTCCAGATTCCGGACAGGGTGTGGATACGGCCACGGCCAGGGACATCACCAGATGGCACCGGGGGCCGGATATCCGCTCGTTGACCGAGTGCCCGTCATCGGCCCGGTGCTCGGACCTGCCCCTCCCTGTAGACTCCCGCCATGCCCGATGAGTTCCGCTTCTTCGTGGATGGACGCATCCCCGTACTCAAGATGCACTACGAGCCCCGGCCCGGCCCGGCCGTCCTCGTCCTGCACGGACTTGGTGCGAACGCGGATGCCCAGCGCTGGGAGCTGAACGCGCTCGCCACCTGGGGCCTGAGCGCCATCGGCGTGGACGCCCCGCACCACGGTGCCCGGCGCGATGCATGGCTCGATGAGATGTCGTGGCTCGGCCCGCCCGAGTCCCATGCCCGCCTGCTTCACGCCATCCTCGAGGCGGCCCATGATGTCTCACGGGTCATCGACCACGTGGCGTCCGAAGGCCACTGGCCCATCGGGCTCGCCGGCATCTCGTTCGGCGCGTACACGGCGCTGACCGTGGCGGCCAATGACTCGCGGGTGCAAGCGACCGTGTCCATCCTGGGCTCGCCGGATTGGACTCCTCGGGAGGGGCCCATCACCGATGAGATTCGCGAGCTGATGCACCACGCGCCGGTCCACCGCCCGTGGGACTGCGCGCGCCACCCGCTGCTCCTGCTCAACGCGGGCCGCGACAGCGTCGTACCGCCGCATTGGGCCCGCGACTTCGCACGGACGCTCTGGGAGTGGCATCCCGGGTTGGGCTCGCACGTCGAGCACTTCGAGTATCCGGAGTCGGACCACATGATGCGGCAGGAGGATTGGGACGATGTCTGGCGCCGGGCGCTCGGCTTCCTCCGGCGCCACCTCTACCGCGAGTGAACGCACCAGAATCTCGAAAAGCGGGAAACAGCGAAGGGGGTGAGCCAGGAGGGCCGTTCAACTAAAAAGCGTGGGAGCCGGGCGGGATGCGCCTGCCCGGGTTCGAGGAGAACTCCCCCCCATGACCGCCCCCACGAGCTCGCCCCTGCCCTCCTACGATCTCTTCGCGCCGGAGGTGCTGATGAATCAGACGCCGCTGATGCATCGCATCCGCGCCGAGAATCCGTTGGCTTGGATTCCCCAGATGCACTCGTGGCTGCTGACGCGCCATGCGGACATCCTCGCGGTGCTGAAGGATCGCCGTTTCGCTCCCTCCAACATGGCGGGCTGGATGGGCCGCCTGACGCCCGCGGAGCAGGAGGAGCTGCTCCCGATGCGCAAGTCCATCGAGCTGTGGATGGGCCACACCAACGAGAAGGACCACCTGCGCTTCCAACTCCTGCTCAAGCGCTACTTCACGCCCACCACCGTGGACGGGCTGCGCCCGCGCGTGCGCGAGTTCACCGAGGAGCTGCTCGAGCTCGTGAAGGACCGGGGTGGCATGGACGTGGTGAAGGACCTGGCCTATCCCCTCCCCGCCAACGTCATCGCGGAGATGCTGGGCGTGCCCACGCGTGATCGCGAGCAGCTCCAGCTCTGGTCGCGCGACATCACGGCCATCTTCACGCCCTCCTCGGACATCCACCAGCTGCGCCGCTGCCAGCGCAGCGTCCTGGAGATGCAGGACTACATGCGGCCCATCATCGCCGAGCGCCGCCGCGAGCCCCGGCAGGATCTCATCAGCATCCTCGTGGCCGCCGAGAAGGAAGGCGCCATCCACAGCGAGGAGGAGATCGTCACCAACTGCGTGCTGCTGCTCTTCGCGGGCCACGAGACGACGGCCAACCTCATCGCCAACGGGCTGGTGCTGCTCTTCGAGAACCCCGAGCAGTTCGAGCAGCTCAAGGCGAAGCCGGAGCTGATGCCCTCGGCGGTGGAGGAGATGCTGCGCTGCGACGGTCCCGCCGGAGCCATCACCCGGGTGAACACCGAGCCGGTGGAGCTGGCTGGCCGCGCGTTGCCCCCGGGACAGCACATCTTCCTGGCGCTGAGCGCGGGCAACCGGGACCCCGAGGTGTTCCCGGATCCGGACCGCTTCGACATCACCCGCAAGCCGAACCGGCACATGGCCTTTGGCATGGGAGCCTTCTACTGCCTGGGCGCGGCCCTGGCGCGCATGGAGGCGGACGAGTGCTTCCGCGTCCTGCTGCGCCGCTTCCCGAACATCCGGCCCGCGTACCAGACGCCCGACTGGCGCCCCACGCCCCCCATCGGTCACCACCTGGAGACGCTGCACGTGAAGTTCTGAGCGGGAGTCACCCGCTCGCGGTGACGTGGAGCTGTTGGAGGCCGCGGATGACGAATCCGCGGCCGTAGTGCGGGGTATGGGGTTGGGTGAGGCCGAGGCCGGGAGTGTGCCGGGCGAGGGCGTGGAGGGCGATCTGCATCTCGAGGCGGGCCAGGGGCGCGCCGAGGCAGTAATGGATGCCAAGGCCAAACGTGAGGTGCGGGCCCTCGGTGCGGTCGAGGTCGATGGCATCCGGCGCGTGGAACTTGCGCGGGTCGCGGTTCCCGGAGGCATACAGCAGGGCGACCTCGGTGCCGCGCTTCAGGAGGATGTCGCCGTGCTGAACATCCTCGAGCACCCAGCGTTCGAACATGGGAAGGGGCGTGTCGTAGCGGAGGAGCTCCTCCACGGCGCGCTCGAAGAGGGGCGAGGGACGCTCGGGGTGTTCGCGGGCGTCGCGAACGAGGCGCTCCCAGTGTTCCCTGTGCAGGAGGAGGTTGCGGACGGCGGCGGTCGTGCCGTTCACGCTGGCCTCGTGCCCCGCGTTGAGGAGCAGGATGCACGTGCCGATGAGCTCGTCCTCGGTGAGGCGGTCTCCGCGTTCCTCCGCTTGGGCGAGGGCGCTGATGAGATCGTCCCGGGGCGTGACGCGGCGCTCGGAGAGGAGCCGCCGGAGGCAGGCGCTGAACTCGAGGACGGCGTCGTTGGCGGCGCGCTGCTGTTCCTCCGAGTACCCGAGCTCGTAGAGCTTCACGATCGCCGCGCTCCAGGGGCGCAGCCACTTGCGGTCCGGTTCGGGGACGCCGAGGAGCTCCGCGATGACCGTCACGGGCAGGGGTTCGGCGTAGTCCGTGACCAGATCGAAGGGACCGCGCCCGACGAGACCCAGCACCTGTTGCTCCACGATGCGGGTCACACGTCCACGCAAGGCTTCCACACGCCTGGGCGTGAACGCTTGCATGACGAGGGCGCGCAGGCGGGTGTGTTTGGGAGGCTCCGCGTCGAGCGGATGGTTGTCCTGGAAGTGATCGAACGCCGCCTGCCTCGGGTCGGGTGGAGGCCAGCCGAGCTCATCGCGGGACAGGACGTGCGTGATGCTGCGCCCGAGGCGGCGGTCGCGCAACAGGGCGCTGATGTCGTCGTAGCGGGTGAAGAACACCTTGTTCCAGCGGGGCTCGAGGAAGACGGGCGTGGTCTCGCGCAGGCGCGCGAGGACCGGGTACGGATCTCGGATGAAGTCCGGATCGTTCAGGTCGAGCTCCAGCGTGGGAATGTCGGTGGTGGGCATGCGGCCTCCTCATGCCCACTGTAGACGAGATCCGCGCGGGGCCCGGCATCCCGCGAGTCCAGCTCAGGGCACTGTGTAGAGGCCGACCACGTTCGGATCGAGCGTGGAGCTGACGAGGCGGATGCCGGTGGCGGTGCTGACGCTCGTGGGGCTGGTGACGCCCAGATCCGCCAGCGAAAACGTGACGGCCCCCAGCTTCGACTGAATCGTGCCCGCGGGGCTGCCGGTGACGCTCGAGACACCGCTCGTGTAGTTGATCGTCGCCAGCGCGTTGGACGTGTTGCCCGCGGCCGAGGCGGTGAACTGGCTCGCGAGCAGGGAGAGCGAGAACGAGCCGACCTGATTGTTCGACGCGTCGATCAGCGTGACGACGGTGTCGTCGCCGATGGTGCCGGAGGCGAGGGCGCTCTCGACGATGAAGAAGCGGGTCTTCGCGGTGAAGGCCGTGCCGAGCTGGAAGTTGCCCGTGCCCAGGTTGTTCGCGCCGTCCTGGACGGTGAGGCCCGAAGCGGCCGCATTGGCGGTCGCGGGCGTGGAGCCACGCGAGTTGGGCGTGTTGGTCCCCGTGATGCCACTGGCCGTCGCGCCGACGAGGTTCGTGAAGGTGCCCTCGGAGGTGGTGAGGGAGCTCAACTGCGCGATGCCGGTGAGGTTCGCCGGGGTGCCAGCCGTCACCGAGCCCGTGAAGCTCGCCCCCGTGGCGGGCCTGGGCGCGGAGGACGCGCCCGGGTCGGGCAGAGTGGAGAACTCGTAGGCGATGCGGTGCAGGTTGGAGGCATCGGTGGCGCCAATGCCCAGGTCGGCCGCCGCGCTGCCCGAGCCGGTGGACAGGCCGCGCGGGTCGGCCCCGGTGATCTTCGTGAACAGCACCGCCGCGGAGAGGTAGCTGCCGTATTTGCTCGCATGGCGGCTGTCCGAGGCGCTCCAGAGGTTGAAGGTTCCCGGGGAGGTTCCATTGGAGGGATCCGGATCCGCCAGACCCTGGTCGATCGCGCGCAGGAACCCGTCCCCCACCCGGGCCACGCCCGTGAAGCCCAGGTCGTAATGGGCCTTGAAGTACGCGTTGCGCAGGTCGCTCTGCATCGCTTGCAGGCCCGCGGTGCCGGCCGTGTACCCCTGGTTCGTGACCGACGTGGGCGAAGCCCAGGTCTCGTACAGGAACACCCTGGCCGCCGGGTTGCCCGTCAACACGAGGTTCCGCAGGTTGCCGGCACCGGTGAAGAAGGCCGTGGGATTGCCCCCCCGGGCGGTGGGCAGGGGAACCGTGCTGTTCTCCTGCAGGACGACGGTGTCCCAGGCGCGGCCGATGATCGCCGCCTTCGTGGCGTAGTGCCCGCCGAGGGTCTCGCCGCTGACCGTCTCGATGGTGACGTCGTAGGCCAACCCGGCCTGGACGGTCAGCTTCTTGAAGATGCCCGGCACACCGCCCTGCCCTGCTCCGTTGGCATCGGTGATCGCGCCCTTGTTGTACGAGTAGACCGGCTCCTCGTGGCCGTGGGTGAAGCTGTTGCCGACGAAGAGGATGCTGCCCCGGGAGCCGGTCCCGCCACCGGAGATGCCCAGCGTGAGCGTCTCCCACTCCTTCGCCGCGGCGGCGGAGGCAACGACGGTGCTGCCGCCAGCGTTGACCGCGGAGACGAACTGGCCGCTGACCGTCGTCTTCAGCGCGATCTTGTCGCCGTTGACGATGTCGCCGGTGCCGCTCAGCTTCACGATGCTGAGCTCTTCCCAGGCCAGGGGCGTCGTCGCCGTGAACCGGATGTTGCCGCCGCCGCCGTTGGTCGCCGAGCCCCACTGGCCGCTGCTCGACTGCAGCGTCACCACGTCTCCGCTGACGAGCGAGCCGCCGTTGACGTCCGTGAGCGTGAACGTCTCCCACTCCTGGGCCTGCGTGCTGTACGCCATCAAGTCGGCGCCACCGCCCTGATCCGCGACGAGGTAATGGCCCGACCAGGTCCGCAGGGAGACCGTCAACCGCGTCGCCGCGAGCGCCGCCTCCTGGGCGCCAGTGGCCTCGTCCTGCTCCAGCTCCGGGCCGCCAGCACAACCGGCGCTGACCGCGAGCAGGCTCATGGCCACGAACCCCCTCAGACGTATCCGGCGGGGGGGGCTCACGGGGAACGACTCATCCGATCTGGTGCGGCGCATGGAGATTCTCCTCCTCGATGGCGAGGATTCACGACAAAGACCATCTGAAGGAGAATACGCGTTTTACCTGGAAAGGATGATGCTTATTCGTCTCGAACCCTCAGAGCCCCGAGGGAGCGCGGGGAGCGGACGCGGAGGCCGCTGAGGAACGGGGCTTGCCCGCCGCGTCGGCGGCCTCCGTCCAGGTGACGTGATAGGCGCAGCGCTCACTGCCGTTCTTGCGGCAGGGCCCGGAGGAATCATGGGTGAGCAGGGCCGTGGGCTGGAACCGCTGCGCCATCGCGATGATGATGCCCTGGTCGAAGTCACACGGATACGGCGTGGTGCTCTCGAGGGTGATCAGATTCTTCCCCGGAACATGCGCGTAGCCGTAGTGCCCGATGCCCTCGCGGATTTCACCCGTGACGGGATTGAACATGGCCTCCCCCTCCACGGCGTGATTCATGTGATAGGCGATCTCGATGCATTTCAAGGCACTGTGAATGTCCGTCACCGTCGGCGGAAAGACCGCGTTCTTCGGAGTCGTCATCCCCGACTGATAGAGAAGGAAGTTGCCGAACTCCTTCTCAATCCGATTCAGGACATTGAGCCAACGCTCGAGCGGGTACCATCTGCCCGCGTCGAACTTTACCGTCCCGCTGCCATCATCGATGCCCAGGCCCTCCTCGACGAGGATGCTGTTGGCGATGAGGGTGAACGACCCGAATCCATCGATGACGATCTGCAGATTCGAGCCCAGGACCTGGAATTTTCCGGCATCGATATGGCTTCTCATGGCCATACCTTAAGCAAGCCATGTGCCCGGCCACATGAGCGGCTCGCGGCCACAAGTGACCGCGAAATTTCTGAGGCCATGATGCCCAACGCCAGAAAAGTCAGCGCAGCCCGCTTACCGGTTTGAAGTCATCCATGACCGCGATGTCATTCATGACAGCGTTATTCGAGGCGGCACGCCTCCTCGAAGTCCAGCCGGGGACCACGCGGGTGCAATCTTGCCGGGTCTCCGTAGCCGAGGTTGAGCAGGAAGTTGCTCTTCCAGGAGGTGCCCGCGAGGAAGGCCGCGTCCACCTTGGCGTTGTCGAAGCCCGCCATGGGACCGCAGTCCAGTCCGAGCGCGCGGGCGGCGAGGATGAGGTAGGCCCCCTGGAGCGAGCCGTTCAGGAGCGCCTGCCTCTCGCGAGCCTCGGGCGGCAGCTTGTCGAACACCGCCTTCATGTCCCTGGCGGGGAAGAGCCGGGGCAGCTGCTCGTGGAAGCGGGTGTCGTAGGCGACGATGACCGTCACCGGGGCGGTCATCGTCTTCTCCACGTTGCCGGCGGACAGGGCGGGCTTGAGCCGCTCCTTGGCCTCGGGGCTCTTCACGAAGACCAGGCGCGCGGGGTTGGAGTTGGCCGAGGTGGGCGGCATCCGGGCCAGCGTCCACAGCTGGCGCAACAGCGGCTCCTCCACGGGGCGCGCCGCCCAACCGTTGTGAGTGCGCGCCTCGAGGAAGAGCGTGTCGAGAACGTCGGTATCCAGGGGAGTGTTGCGTGGGTGCATTCCTCCGTGCGTAGCGGAGCGGCGGCCCCCACGCAAGCCGCCGCATCCGCTCAGGCCGTGCCGCGCCTGGGCGTAATGACGGCGGAGGCGAAGCGCTCCATCTCCTCGAGCTGGGGACTCATCTGGAGCAGCAACAAATCCACCCCGGCGGCCTCGAACTCGGCGATGCGCTCGCGCACGCGCGCGGGCGTGCCCACCAGCCCCGGCCGCAGGCCCCGGTTGGACACCGAGTACTCCTTGATCTTCAGCTCCCGCTCCA
This is a stretch of genomic DNA from Archangium violaceum. It encodes these proteins:
- a CDS encoding cytochrome P450; its protein translation is MPTTDIPTLELDLNDPDFIRDPYPVLARLRETTPVFLEPRWNKVFFTRYDDISALLRDRRLGRSITHVLSRDELGWPPPDPRQAAFDHFQDNHPLDAEPPKHTRLRALVMQAFTPRRVEALRGRVTRIVEQQVLGLVGRGPFDLVTDYAEPLPVTVIAELLGVPEPDRKWLRPWSAAIVKLYELGYSEEQQRAANDAVLEFSACLRRLLSERRVTPRDDLISALAQAEERGDRLTEDELIGTCILLLNAGHEASVNGTTAAVRNLLLHREHWERLVRDAREHPERPSPLFERAVEELLRYDTPLPMFERWVLEDVQHGDILLKRGTEVALLYASGNRDPRKFHAPDAIDLDRTEGPHLTFGLGIHYCLGAPLARLEMQIALHALARHTPGLGLTQPHTPHYGRGFVIRGLQQLHVTASG
- a CDS encoding malonic semialdehyde reductase; this encodes MHPRNTPLDTDVLDTLFLEARTHNGWAARPVEEPLLRQLWTLARMPPTSANSNPARLVFVKSPEAKERLKPALSAGNVEKTMTAPVTVIVAYDTRFHEQLPRLFPARDMKAVFDKLPPEARERQALLNGSLQGAYLILAARALGLDCGPMAGFDNAKVDAAFLAGTSWKSNFLLNLGYGDPARLHPRGPRLDFEEACRLE
- a CDS encoding cell division protein FtsK, giving the protein MSLLAVSAGCAGGPELEQDEATGAQEAALAATRLTVSLRTWSGHYLVADQGGGADLMAYSTQAQEWETFTLTDVNGGSLVSGDVVTLQSSSGQWGSATNGGGGNIRFTATTPLAWEELSIVKLSGTGDIVNGDKIALKTTVSGQFVSAVNAGGSTVVASAAAAKEWETLTLGISGGGTGSRGSILFVGNSFTHGHEEPVYSYNKGAITDANGAGQGGVPGIFKKLTVQAGLAYDVTIETVSGETLGGHYATKAAIIGRAWDTVVLQENSTVPLPTARGGNPTAFFTGAGNLRNLVLTGNPAARVFLYETWASPTSVTNQGYTAGTAGLQAMQSDLRNAYFKAHYDLGFTGVARVGDGFLRAIDQGLADPDPSNGTSPGTFNLWSASDSRHASKYGSYLSAAVLFTKITGADPRGLSTGSGSAAADLGIGATDASNLHRIAYEFSTLPDPGASSAPRPATGASFTGSVTAGTPANLTGIAQLSSLTTSEGTFTNLVGATASGITGTNTPNSRGSTPATANAAASGLTVQDGANNLGTGNFQLGTAFTAKTRFFIVESALASGTIGDDTVVTLIDASNNQVGSFSLSLLASQFTASAAGNTSNALATINYTSGVSSVTGSPAGTIQSKLGAVTFSLADLGVTSPTSVSTATGIRLVSSTLDPNVVGLYTVP
- a CDS encoding alpha/beta hydrolase family protein; protein product: MPDEFRFFVDGRIPVLKMHYEPRPGPAVLVLHGLGANADAQRWELNALATWGLSAIGVDAPHHGARRDAWLDEMSWLGPPESHARLLHAILEAAHDVSRVIDHVASEGHWPIGLAGISFGAYTALTVAANDSRVQATVSILGSPDWTPREGPITDEIRELMHHAPVHRPWDCARHPLLLLNAGRDSVVPPHWARDFARTLWEWHPGLGSHVEHFEYPESDHMMRQEDWDDVWRRALGFLRRHLYRE
- a CDS encoding AraC family transcriptional regulator; its protein translation is MHPPRAPHASAPGEDWVDISRDAATGIETIRAHFTGHAYDPHFHDAYLVGVTEQGLQEFSCRRAIHRSTPGRVILIEPGEIHDGQARGEAGFTYLMLYLEPSWLLETCTRAADGAFPHHQAGFQAILNDEPRLAGAIRRAFWMLHEPEMRLARDGALDALAEALNPHLGASVMARAGGAATRAARRARDLLREQMEQDLGLEELARLCGADRFQLSRAFRAAYGLPPHAYLVQLRLAAARRKLAAGEAPAAVAAAVGFADQSHLGRWFRRAFGLTPAAYRAICTNVPDGKSLHR
- a CDS encoding cytochrome P450; this translates as MTAPTSSPLPSYDLFAPEVLMNQTPLMHRIRAENPLAWIPQMHSWLLTRHADILAVLKDRRFAPSNMAGWMGRLTPAEQEELLPMRKSIELWMGHTNEKDHLRFQLLLKRYFTPTTVDGLRPRVREFTEELLELVKDRGGMDVVKDLAYPLPANVIAEMLGVPTRDREQLQLWSRDITAIFTPSSDIHQLRRCQRSVLEMQDYMRPIIAERRREPRQDLISILVAAEKEGAIHSEEEIVTNCVLLLFAGHETTANLIANGLVLLFENPEQFEQLKAKPELMPSAVEEMLRCDGPAGAITRVNTEPVELAGRALPPGQHIFLALSAGNRDPEVFPDPDRFDITRKPNRHMAFGMGAFYCLGAALARMEADECFRVLLRRFPNIRPAYQTPDWRPTPPIGHHLETLHVKF